Below is a genomic region from Pseudazoarcus pumilus.
CACATGTTCTGGCAGCCTATACCAGGCTATCTGGCCATCGTCGCGCTGCTCGCCTTCCCGGTGGTGTTCACCTACGGCGGGCTGGCCACCCACCGCTCGGCCTGGCGCTCGCTGACCAACCGCACGGCCAACATGGACGTGCTGATCTCGCTCGGCAGCCTGCCGCCCTACCTGATCGGCCTGCTCGGCTTCTTCTATCCGATGACCTCGTTCATCGAGATGGCGGCGACCATCACCACCTTCCACCTGCTCGGCCGCTACCTGGAGACACGGGCCAAGGGCCGCGCCTCGCAGGCCATCCGCAAGCTCGTCACGCTGGGCGCCAAGACGGCGACGGTGGAGCGCGACGGCGCCGAGGTCGAGGTCGCCGTGGCGGACCTGCAGATCGGCGACGTGATGATCGTGCGGCCCGGCGCAAAGGTGCCCACCGATGGCGAAATCGTCGACGGTGCGAGCCACCTGGACGAATCCATCGCCACCGGGGAATCGGTGCCGGTCGAGAAGGGACCGGGCGATGCGGTGATCGGCGCGACCATCAACAAGGAAGGCATGCTGCGCGTGCGTGCCACGCGCATCGGGGCGGATACCTTTTTGTCGCAGGTGATTCGTCTGGTCGAACAGGCGCAGGGCTCCAAGGTGCCGATCCAGGAATTCGCCGACCGCGTCACCGGCCGCTTCGTGCCGGCGGTGATCGTCGTCAGCCTGGCGAGCTTCGTGCTGTGGCTGGTGTTCTTCGACACGCTGCGTCCGGTACTCGACTGGGGCGCGGGCTTCCTGCCGTGGGTCGATCCGACACTCGGACGGCTCACCGTCGCAACGCTGTCGGCAGTAGCCGTGCTGGTCATCGCCTGCCCCTGTGCGCTGGGGCTGGCCACGCCGACCGCGCTGATGGTCGGCTCGGGGCTGGGCGCAGAACGCGGCGTGCTGATCCGCTCGGGCGAGGCCATCCAGACGCTCAAGGACATCAAGGTGGTGGTACTCGACAAGACCGGCACCATCACCCGCGGCCAGCCCGCGCTCACCGACGTCATCGCCGCCGACGGCTTCGATGAGGCAACCGTGCTGCGCGCCGCAGCATCGGTCGAGGCCGGTTCGGAACATCCGCTCGGCCAGTCCATCGTGGCCGGCGCACGCGAGCGCGGCATCGAGGTGCCGAGCGTGCAGGCCTTCAAGGCCATCACCGCGCGCGGCGTACAGGGCGAGGTCGACGGCCGTCTGACCCGCGTCGGCAGCCGCCGGCTGCTCGACGAATCGGGCATCGACCACGCCGCGCTCGAAGATGCGCTCAAGCAGTTCGAGAACGACGGCAAGACCGCGATGCTCATCGCCATCGACGGGCACGCCGCCGGCATCGTCGCCGTCGCCGACACGGTCAAGCCCGATTCGCGCGACGCCATCGCGGCCTTGCACGCGCTGGGCATCCGCGTCGCCATGGTCACCGGCGACAACGAGCGCACGGCCCGCTTCGTCGCCGAACAGGTCGGCGTCGACGAGGTCATGGCCGGCGTGCTGCCCGAGGGCAAGGTAGACGCCATCCGCGCGCTGCAGCGCGAGTACGGCGATCACGTCGCGATGGTCGGCGACGGCATCAACGACGCCCCCGCGCTCAAGCAGGCCAACGTCGGCATCGCCATCGGCGCGGGTGCCGACGTCGCCATCGAGGCCGCCGACGTGACGCTGGTCAGCGGCGAACTGAGCCGCGTCGTCGAGGCCATCCGTCTGTCCCGCGCGACCTTCTCGAAGATCGTGCAGAACCTGTTTTGGGCGTGGCTCTACAACCTCGCCGCGATTCCGGTCGCCGCACTGGGCCTGCTCCACCCGATGGTGGGCGTCGTCGCGATGACGGCCAGTTCGCTGTCGGTGATCGGCAACTCGCTGCTGCTCAAGCGCGCACGACTCGACGCGGCGAATCTGCAACGCACGAATCCCTAAGGAGCCACGCATGAGCACACATGAACCTGCCGGCGAAAACGTCACCCATAGCACACCGCCCAGGGAAGGCAACCATGGCCGGGCCAAATGGGTGTTCATCGGCTTCATGGCACTGGCCGCCGGTCTGCTGATCGCAGAGCACCGCGTCCATGTGCTCGGCGCGCTCCCCTGGCTGATCCTGCTCGCCTGCCCGCTGATGCACATTTTCATGCACCGCGGCCATTCCCACGGCGCACATGAGCATCACGAGGATGAGCGCAAATGAACGGCGACGCCTACGGTCTGTGGTCGCTCGTGCTGCTCAACTCGGTGCTGTTCATCGCGTTCGCGTTCAGCTTCGCGAGGCCGCAAACAACCCGCGACTGGCGCTCGTTCGGGGCCTACTCGGCCTTCATCGTGGCGCTGTTCACCGAAATGTACGGTTTCCCGCTGACCATCTATCTGCTGTCGGGCTGGCTCTCGTCACGCTTTCCGGGCATCGACTGGCTCTCGCACGATGCCGGGCATCTGCTCGAAATGAGCTTCGGCTGGGAGTCCAACCCGCACTTCGGCCCCTTCCACATCCTCAGCACGGCTTTCATCATCGGGGGTTTCTGGCTGCTCGCCAAAGCGTGGCCGGTGCTGTACGCGGCACAGCGCGAACATCGCCTCGCCATCACCGGCCCGTACGCGCATGTCCGCCATCCCCAGTACATCGGCTTCGTGCTGATCATGTTCGGCTTCCTGTTGCAGTGGCCGACCCTGATCACACTGGCGATGTTCCCGGCGCTGCTGATCGTCTACGCACGTCTCGCGCGCCGCGAAGAGGCCGACTCGCTCGCGGCGTTCGGCGATGCCTACCGCGACTACATGAGACGGACCCCCGCCTTCGTCCCGCGGCTTGGCAGGCAAACCCTGCCGACTTCGCCCGACGGCTCCCCCCCACGACAATCGAACGGAGAACGAAATGACTGAAAAAGTGAAGGACGTCGTTTGCGGCATGGAAGTGGATGCCGCCAGTTTCGCGCACGACTACGCCGGCAGCCGTTATGCCTTTTGCTCCGCGCAATGCCGGGACCGCTTCCTGTCCCATCCCCACCTGTTCATCGGCCTGCACGGGCGTCCGGCCCCCAAACAGGAAGGGCGCAGCGTGCTCAAGCAGCGTAGCTTCGAGTTGAACGCCCCGCTGGCCCCGGAGCAGGCACACACCGTCATCGAACACGTGAAGACCCTCATGGGCATCGAGGCGGTCGAGGCCGAAGAGGCCCGCGTCAGGATCACCTACGACCTTCTTCAGGTTAGCGCGGAGGACATCGAGTCGGCCCTCGTCGCGGCAGGCGCGAAACTGGGCGTTGGCTGGGCCACCGCCCTGAAGCGCGGATTCGTGCACTTCACCGAAGAATGCGAGGTCGGCAATCTCGAAGTCGGTCCGCGCTTCGGCAGCCAGCGCTCACCCGGAGGCGCGTCCTGTCACGGCAAACATTGACGGCACCACTGTCAGCCATCATCGAGAAACCGACCGTCTGCATGCCGGAGAACATCATGTGCGATCACGAGAAGTTCATGCCGCCCCGCCGCGCCGCGGCCGATCCCGACGCGCCGGCCCCGAAGCCTGCCGGCACGGTCAAGTGGGTGCTGCCCGCGGCGGCCGCGCTGATCGGCGCGATGCTGCTGTTCGAGCACCGCGAGCACTGGGCCGACATCGCACCCTGGCTCCTCGTCGCGGCCTGCCCGCTGCTGCATCTGTTCATGCACCGCGGACACAAGTGAACCAGGCGTGTCGGCACGACGGTTGACACGCGTCAACACCGAGCAGCCTGCCGTGCTCCATCCTGAACATGATCGATCGCAATCAGCCAGAGGAGGACGACATGCGATTTCATCGAGTCCGCGAAGTCATCGAATGGGCCGTCCGGACCCACGCCGAACTGGCGCGTCAGTACGAGCAGTCGAGCTGCGAGTGCGTCGACGAGCGCACGCGCATGGCGCTTCGCTATCTGGCCGAGCACGAGCGTCAGATGCACACCGCGCTGACACGCTACCTGGCTGACGGCAGCGAGCATCGCAAC
It encodes:
- a CDS encoding YHS domain-containing protein; translated protein: MTEKVKDVVCGMEVDAASFAHDYAGSRYAFCSAQCRDRFLSHPHLFIGLHGRPAPKQEGRSVLKQRSFELNAPLAPEQAHTVIEHVKTLMGIEAVEAEEARVRITYDLLQVSAEDIESALVAAGAKLGVGWATALKRGFVHFTEECEVGNLEVGPRFGSQRSPGGASCHGKH
- a CDS encoding heavy metal translocating P-type ATPase: MNDAANTSPKTHARLTLIVPGMGSDHCAGLVSESIRRLDGVGQIQTSIASHRVNVEFDAATTGSEAIRHAVERAGYDVDSIKTDGKDAAVTETESEERYLAQASKRLWIAAVPTTLIMLLMVPHMFWQPIPGYLAIVALLAFPVVFTYGGLATHRSAWRSLTNRTANMDVLISLGSLPPYLIGLLGFFYPMTSFIEMAATITTFHLLGRYLETRAKGRASQAIRKLVTLGAKTATVERDGAEVEVAVADLQIGDVMIVRPGAKVPTDGEIVDGASHLDESIATGESVPVEKGPGDAVIGATINKEGMLRVRATRIGADTFLSQVIRLVEQAQGSKVPIQEFADRVTGRFVPAVIVVSLASFVLWLVFFDTLRPVLDWGAGFLPWVDPTLGRLTVATLSAVAVLVIACPCALGLATPTALMVGSGLGAERGVLIRSGEAIQTLKDIKVVVLDKTGTITRGQPALTDVIAADGFDEATVLRAAASVEAGSEHPLGQSIVAGARERGIEVPSVQAFKAITARGVQGEVDGRLTRVGSRRLLDESGIDHAALEDALKQFENDGKTAMLIAIDGHAAGIVAVADTVKPDSRDAIAALHALGIRVAMVTGDNERTARFVAEQVGVDEVMAGVLPEGKVDAIRALQREYGDHVAMVGDGINDAPALKQANVGIAIGAGADVAIEAADVTLVSGELSRVVEAIRLSRATFSKIVQNLFWAWLYNLAAIPVAALGLLHPMVGVVAMTASSLSVIGNSLLLKRARLDAANLQRTNP
- a CDS encoding DUF2933 domain-containing protein, whose product is MSTHEPAGENVTHSTPPREGNHGRAKWVFIGFMALAAGLLIAEHRVHVLGALPWLILLACPLMHIFMHRGHSHGAHEHHEDERK
- a CDS encoding methyltransferase family protein encodes the protein MNGDAYGLWSLVLLNSVLFIAFAFSFARPQTTRDWRSFGAYSAFIVALFTEMYGFPLTIYLLSGWLSSRFPGIDWLSHDAGHLLEMSFGWESNPHFGPFHILSTAFIIGGFWLLAKAWPVLYAAQREHRLAITGPYAHVRHPQYIGFVLIMFGFLLQWPTLITLAMFPALLIVYARLARREEADSLAAFGDAYRDYMRRTPAFVPRLGRQTLPTSPDGSPPRQSNGERND
- a CDS encoding DUF2933 domain-containing protein, with product MPPRRAAADPDAPAPKPAGTVKWVLPAAAALIGAMLLFEHREHWADIAPWLLVAACPLLHLFMHRGHK